In a genomic window of Candidatus Latescibacterota bacterium:
- a CDS encoding bifunctional hydroxymethylpyrimidine kinase/phosphomethylpyrimidine kinase — protein sequence MGGLDKGIFIDAVRSWKGRKVVVFGDMILDEFIYGRTDRVSREAPVVIVRYDGSDHCPGGAGNAAQNVAALGGRAVPIGIAANDESGTRLREYFREMNIPYRGVVSIGRRATTTKTRVMAGDYHAQKQQIVRIDREDRERLEKLEEDRILSILEKKTAGADAVILSDYGQGIFSDRVIRRSITICKKARIPVVADSRFGIERFNGVTTATPNEVEAARAAGVDISITGALEKTGRRLIDTLSASSLLVTRGRFGMSLFINGEKRIDIGVTGSPEATDVTGAGDTVVSAVALSLAAGYDMKTAMILANTAASVVVMKRGTAVASPEEIIKVLENAG from the coding sequence GTGGGTGGATTGGACAAGGGAATATTCATAGACGCGGTCAGAAGCTGGAAGGGACGAAAAGTCGTCGTGTTTGGCGATATGATACTGGATGAGTTTATCTACGGCCGGACTGACAGGGTATCACGTGAGGCTCCAGTAGTCATCGTCCGCTATGACGGGTCGGATCATTGTCCTGGAGGAGCTGGCAACGCGGCGCAAAATGTCGCCGCTTTGGGTGGCAGGGCGGTGCCGATAGGTATAGCGGCCAATGACGAGAGTGGCACGAGACTCAGAGAATATTTCAGGGAAATGAATATTCCATACAGAGGCGTCGTAAGTATTGGAAGGAGAGCGACAACAACAAAAACGAGAGTCATGGCTGGTGATTATCATGCTCAGAAACAACAGATCGTAAGGATAGACCGTGAAGACAGGGAAAGGCTCGAGAAATTGGAAGAGGACAGGATTCTTTCCATCCTTGAGAAGAAAACTGCCGGAGCCGATGCGGTCATCCTGAGTGATTACGGGCAGGGCATATTTTCGGATCGCGTGATCAGACGCTCAATAACTATATGCAAAAAAGCCAGGATCCCGGTCGTCGCGGACTCGAGGTTCGGGATAGAGAGATTCAATGGTGTGACAACAGCTACTCCGAACGAAGTCGAAGCCGCGAGAGCTGCTGGAGTGGATATCAGCATCACTGGTGCTCTTGAGAAGACGGGAAGAAGGCTTATCGATACGCTCTCTGCCAGTTCGTTGCTTGTTACCAGGGGAAGGTTCGGGATGTCCCTTTTTATAAACGGGGAAAAAAGGATAGATATCGGTGTGACGGGCAGTCCAGAGGCAACCGATGTGACGGGGGCAGGAGATACTGTGGTTTCAGCCGTGGCATTATCCCTCGCCGCCGGATACGATATGAAGACAGCGATGATTCTTGCAAATACCGCGGCCTCAGTCGTGGTTATGAAAAGAGGAACAGCAGTGGCATCTCCTGAAGAAATAATCAAAGTACTTGAAAACGCCGGTTGA
- the waaF gene encoding lipopolysaccharide heptosyltransferase II codes for MKKGHTENSITSRSEPDRILVMGPNWLGDAVMSLPVYDVLRVRFPEAYIFAGCPEYVRPVYERSESINELITWKKGEGPWARAARIREKTKGGLAVTFILPPSFSSALTAWLVMSGQRVGYGTDMRGLLLTGSIHRRMLRECHLTEAYVRLVDKWDRVTTKEIPIPRIGHIRKGSAASIKAGIEGKYFIIAPGAKYGSAKMWPGERYSSLIDKINRETGWLPVLSGSVSEKDVSSEIVSGAQVKCLDLTGKSSITEMMNIMDDAELVAGNDSGAVHVAGALGVPVVTMFGSTSPRWTAPRGANVRVLSSRTQCSPCFKKECPLGTMECFDEITVEKVMDEVRSVISMGVEE; via the coding sequence GTGAAGAAGGGACATACAGAAAACTCTATCACCTCCAGATCAGAGCCTGATCGTATTCTGGTCATGGGTCCGAACTGGCTGGGAGACGCTGTCATGTCCCTGCCAGTTTACGACGTACTTCGTGTTCGGTTTCCTGAAGCATATATCTTTGCGGGTTGTCCTGAATATGTCAGGCCTGTTTACGAGCGTTCGGAATCTATAAACGAGTTGATCACCTGGAAAAAGGGAGAAGGTCCGTGGGCAAGAGCAGCGCGGATCCGGGAAAAGACGAAAGGTGGCCTGGCAGTCACATTCATACTGCCGCCTTCCTTCTCATCAGCCCTGACCGCATGGCTGGTCATGTCAGGACAGAGGGTCGGATATGGAACTGACATGCGAGGACTACTTCTGACTGGAAGCATACACCGGCGGATGCTCCGAGAATGTCACTTGACGGAGGCATATGTGCGTCTTGTTGACAAGTGGGACAGAGTCACTACAAAAGAGATCCCGATTCCCCGAATAGGCCACATCAGAAAGGGATCGGCTGCTTCCATAAAGGCCGGAATCGAGGGAAAGTATTTTATTATCGCCCCAGGAGCAAAATATGGTTCCGCAAAGATGTGGCCGGGAGAACGCTATTCTTCGTTGATCGACAAGATCAACAGGGAGACGGGATGGCTGCCGGTATTGTCAGGTTCGGTCTCAGAGAAAGATGTTTCATCGGAGATAGTGTCGGGGGCACAGGTAAAATGTCTGGACTTGACTGGAAAGTCCTCAATCACCGAGATGATGAATATTATGGATGATGCGGAACTGGTCGCGGGAAATGATAGCGGGGCTGTGCATGTAGCGGGAGCACTCGGAGTGCCGGTCGTGACGATGTTTGGTTCGACAAGTCCACGCTGGACAGCACCGAGGGGGGCAAATGTCCGGGTATTGAGTTCCAGGACCCAATGCTCGCCATGTTTTAAAAAAGAATGTCCACTCGGGACAATGGAGTGTTTCGATGAGATAACAGTCGAGAAAGTCATGGATGAGGTGAGGTCAGTAATATCCATGGGCGTGGAAGAATAA